A region of Lacinutrix sp. Hel_I_90 DNA encodes the following proteins:
- a CDS encoding DUF4295 domain-containing protein, with product MAKKSVASLQTGSKRLSKAIKMVKSPKTGAYMFVESIMAPEFVDDFLKKN from the coding sequence ATGGCAAAGAAATCAGTAGCATCGTTACAGACAGGATCTAAGAGATTGTCTAAAGCAATAAAAATGGTAAAATCTCCAAAGACCGGAGCTTACATGTTTGTAGAATCAATCATGGCACCAGAATTTGTAGACGACTTCTTGAAAAAGAACTAA
- the rpmG gene encoding 50S ribosomal protein L33: MAKRGNRVQVILECTEHKESGKPGTSRYITTKNKKNTPDRMEIKKFNPILKKMTVHKEIK, from the coding sequence ATGGCAAAAAGAGGCAATAGAGTACAAGTAATATTAGAGTGCACGGAGCACAAGGAATCTGGAAAACCAGGAACTTCACGTTATATTACAACAAAAAATAAAAAGAATACGCCAGATAGAATGGAGATAAAGAAATTTAATCCAATCTTGAAGAAAATGACGGTTCATAAAGAAATTAAATAA
- the rpmB gene encoding 50S ribosomal protein L28 codes for MSRVCELTGKKAMVGNNVSHAMNRTKRRFNVNLIKKRFFIAEEDKWVTLKVSTSALKTINKIGIVAALKDARSKGFLK; via the coding sequence ATGTCAAGAGTTTGTGAACTTACAGGAAAGAAGGCAATGGTTGGAAACAACGTGTCTCACGCAATGAATAGAACTAAGCGTAGATTTAACGTGAACTTAATCAAGAAACGTTTTTTTATTGCTGAAGAAGACAAGTGGGTAACTTTAAAGGTATCTACATCAGCATTGAAAACTATCAATAAAATTGGTATCGTTGCTGCGTTAAAAGATGCAAGATCTAAAGGATTTTTAAAATAA
- a CDS encoding CinA family nicotinamide mononucleotide deamidase-related protein — protein sequence MQAEIITIGDEILIGQIVDTNSAYIGKALNSIGVSVYQITSIQDDKQHILKALAEAEANADIIIVTGGLGPTKDDITKHTITEYFDDTLVRNAEVTENIERLWRDYVKKPLQQVNLDQALIPSKSIALMNTVGSAPGMWLEKGEKVFISMPGVPFEMKLLMEHEVLPKLKIKYKRPYILHKTLQTYGMGESMIAAIIEDWENHLPDFIKLAYLPNLGKVRLRLSAKGFDQQVITIEMEKQIQTVLPLLKDIFVGFEEEGDLAVLIGKQLVLQNKTLSLAESCTGGKLAETFTENSGASAYFKGGLITYATQSKIDVLGVSESVIREHSVVSAQVAEAMAQKCLQLYKSDYALATTGNAGPAKGDSEAEVGTVYIAIATKDKVYSEKFELGNNRIRVVNKAVNKALEILQKEIFKN from the coding sequence ATGCAAGCCGAAATTATTACCATTGGCGATGAGATTCTCATTGGTCAAATAGTAGATACTAATTCAGCATATATAGGAAAAGCACTTAACAGTATTGGTGTTTCTGTATACCAAATCACCTCTATACAGGACGATAAGCAACACATTCTTAAAGCCTTAGCTGAGGCAGAAGCCAATGCTGATATTATTATCGTTACTGGCGGATTAGGGCCAACAAAAGATGATATCACCAAGCATACTATTACAGAATATTTTGACGATACTTTAGTTAGAAACGCTGAGGTAACAGAAAATATTGAGCGACTTTGGCGGGATTATGTTAAAAAACCACTGCAGCAAGTTAACTTAGATCAGGCATTAATTCCTTCCAAGTCAATTGCGTTAATGAATACCGTGGGAAGTGCACCAGGCATGTGGTTAGAAAAAGGTGAAAAGGTATTTATTTCTATGCCAGGCGTCCCTTTTGAAATGAAATTATTAATGGAGCATGAGGTGCTTCCCAAGTTAAAAATAAAATACAAGCGCCCTTATATATTGCATAAAACACTCCAAACCTACGGTATGGGAGAAAGCATGATCGCGGCAATTATTGAGGACTGGGAAAATCATTTACCAGACTTTATAAAGCTAGCGTATTTGCCAAATTTAGGAAAGGTAAGATTAAGATTGTCTGCCAAAGGTTTTGATCAGCAAGTCATTACAATCGAAATGGAAAAGCAAATCCAGACGGTATTACCACTACTTAAAGATATATTTGTTGGTTTTGAAGAAGAAGGTGATTTAGCCGTTTTAATAGGGAAACAATTAGTATTGCAAAACAAAACATTGTCCTTAGCCGAAAGTTGTACTGGTGGAAAACTCGCTGAAACCTTCACAGAAAATTCAGGAGCATCTGCATACTTTAAAGGCGGATTAATAACGTATGCTACGCAATCTAAAATAGATGTTTTAGGCGTTTCAGAATCGGTAATTAGAGAGCATTCTGTAGTTAGTGCTCAAGTAGCCGAAGCTATGGCGCAAAAATGCTTACAATTATACAAAAGTGATTATGCTTTAGCGACTACTGGAAATGCTGGACCAGCAAAAGGAGACTCAGAAGCAGAAGTTGGAACGGTATACATTGCAATAGCTACTAAAGATAAGGTGTATTCAGAAAAATTTGAACTGGGAAATAACAGAATACGCGTGGTAAACAAAGCTGTAAATAAGGCTTTGGAAATTCTTCAAAAAGAAATTTTTAAAAATTGA
- a CDS encoding fumarylacetoacetate hydrolase family protein, whose translation MKLICIGRNYTDHIKELENEKPTDPVVFLKPDTAILLKKQPFFIPEFSNDVHHEVEILIKINRVGKYIDKKFAHKYYDEIGLGIDFTARDLQAQLKAKGLPWEKAKAFDGAAVVGNWLPKSTFATVDAINFSLKKNDIVVQQGNTSHMLWKIDEIVEYVSKYFTLKIGDIIFTGTPAGVGKVVANDKLKGYIADKELFSITVK comes from the coding sequence ATGAAACTAATCTGCATAGGAAGAAACTACACAGACCACATTAAAGAGCTGGAAAACGAAAAACCAACAGATCCTGTCGTGTTTTTAAAGCCGGATACCGCTATTCTACTAAAAAAGCAACCCTTTTTTATTCCGGAATTCTCAAATGATGTCCATCATGAAGTAGAGATTTTGATAAAAATAAATCGGGTAGGTAAGTATATAGATAAAAAATTTGCGCATAAATATTATGACGAAATAGGACTCGGCATCGATTTTACAGCACGCGATTTACAAGCGCAATTAAAAGCAAAAGGATTGCCTTGGGAAAAAGCAAAAGCCTTTGACGGTGCTGCAGTAGTAGGAAATTGGCTACCTAAGAGCACATTTGCTACTGTTGATGCGATTAACTTTTCTTTAAAAAAGAATGACATTGTTGTGCAACAAGGCAATACAAGCCATATGTTATGGAAAATTGATGAAATCGTCGAATATGTGTCAAAATATTTCACTTTAAAGATTGGAGATATTATCTTTACGGGAACACCTGCTGGAGTTGGCAAGGTCGTTGCTAACGATAAACTAAAAGGATACATAGCGGATAAAGAACTATTCTCTATTACCGTAAAATAA
- a CDS encoding 3'-5' exonuclease — protein MELNLTKPVCFFDLETTGINITNDRVVEISILKVFPNGNKESKTWLVNPEMPIPAETSAIHGITDERVANEPTFKELAKDIFTMIKDSDLAGFNSNRFDIPLLAEEMLRAEVDFDMKGRVAIDVQTIFHKMEQRTLSAAYKFYCDKSLENAHSAEADTLATYEVLKAQLERYDELENDAKFLAEFSSRKKFADFAGFLMFNKADEECFAFGKHKGKKVTEVLDQEPGYFGWLLNADFPLYTKKVLTAIKLRAFNNKI, from the coding sequence ATGGAATTAAATCTTACAAAACCAGTTTGTTTTTTCGATCTTGAAACGACGGGAATCAATATTACAAATGACCGTGTCGTAGAAATATCAATATTAAAAGTATTTCCAAACGGAAATAAAGAAAGTAAAACCTGGTTGGTAAATCCAGAAATGCCTATCCCTGCGGAAACCTCTGCCATTCATGGCATCACCGATGAGCGTGTTGCTAATGAACCCACCTTTAAAGAATTAGCGAAAGACATCTTTACGATGATTAAAGACAGTGATTTAGCGGGGTTTAATTCCAACCGCTTTGATATTCCGTTACTAGCAGAAGAAATGTTGCGAGCGGAGGTAGATTTTGATATGAAAGGACGGGTGGCTATAGATGTGCAAACCATATTTCATAAAATGGAACAACGTACCCTGAGTGCCGCTTATAAATTTTACTGTGATAAAAGTCTGGAAAATGCGCATAGTGCAGAAGCTGATACTTTAGCAACGTATGAAGTGCTTAAAGCTCAACTGGAGCGTTATGATGAATTGGAAAATGATGCTAAATTTTTAGCAGAATTTAGTTCACGTAAAAAGTTTGCCGATTTTGCTGGTTTTTTAATGTTTAATAAGGCGGACGAAGAGTGCTTTGCTTTTGGAAAACATAAAGGCAAAAAAGTAACAGAAGTCTTAGACCAAGAGCCAGGGTATTTTGGCTGGCTTTTAAATGCAGATTTTCCACTGTACACGAAAAAAGTCCTGACGGCAATAAAATTGCGCGCCTTTAATAATAAGATATAA
- a CDS encoding DUF2200 domain-containing protein, producing the protein MKTTPEHNARIAKMTFASVYPHYISKVEKKGRTQEELQEVIQWLTGFDKNKIQELIIEKASFETFFQRAAINPNAHRIHGVICGYRIEAIENPLTKHVRYLDKLVDELAKGRKMEKILRSE; encoded by the coding sequence ATGAAAACAACTCCTGAACATAATGCCCGAATAGCAAAAATGACATTTGCTTCGGTATATCCACACTACATCTCGAAAGTGGAAAAGAAAGGCAGAACACAAGAAGAACTACAAGAAGTCATTCAATGGCTTACAGGCTTTGACAAAAACAAAATACAAGAACTCATTATTGAAAAAGCAAGCTTTGAAACCTTCTTTCAAAGAGCAGCAATAAACCCCAATGCGCACCGCATTCATGGCGTTATATGCGGTTATAGAATAGAAGCCATCGAAAACCCCTTGACCAAACACGTGAGGTATTTAGACAAATTAGTTGATGAATTAGCAAAAGGCCGAAAAATGGAAAAAATATTACGGAGCGAATAG
- a CDS encoding dihydrolipoamide acetyltransferase family protein, which yields MARFELKLPKMGESVAEATITSWLKEVGDAIEADEAVLEIATDKVDSEVPSEVNGILVEKRFDVDDVVQVGQIIAVIETEGEDAASTEAPKAETVAEEETAPAVAEVSQTVVAAKETTAPISSNGDRFYSPLVKNMAKAEGIAQAELDAIPGTGKEGRVTKADMQDYLKSRGSQPAKAAGLGTPVAAVKTETVTKTETKKEAAPVIASGGDEIIEMTRMGKLIAHHMVESVQTSAHVQSFIEVDVTNIWNWRKKMKGEFMKREGENLTFTPIFMEAVAKALRDFPMMNISLQGDTIVKKKNINLGMAAALPNGNLIVPVIKNADQLNLVGMTKQVNDLAGRARDNKLKPDDIQGGTYTVTNVGTFGSIMGTPIINQPQVGILALGAIRKVPAVIETPDGDFIGIRYKMFLSHSYDHRVVNGALGGQFVKGVKDYLEAWDTNREI from the coding sequence ATGGCAAGATTTGAACTAAAATTACCGAAAATGGGCGAAAGTGTTGCTGAGGCAACAATTACTTCATGGTTAAAAGAAGTTGGCGATGCGATTGAAGCAGATGAGGCCGTTTTAGAAATTGCAACAGACAAAGTGGATAGCGAAGTACCAAGTGAGGTCAATGGCATTTTAGTTGAAAAACGATTTGATGTCGATGATGTGGTACAAGTAGGGCAAATAATTGCCGTTATTGAAACTGAAGGTGAAGATGCGGCAAGTACTGAAGCGCCAAAAGCAGAAACAGTAGCAGAGGAAGAAACAGCGCCAGCAGTTGCTGAGGTTTCGCAAACGGTGGTTGCTGCAAAAGAAACGACTGCGCCAATTAGTTCTAACGGAGACCGTTTTTACTCACCTCTGGTAAAAAACATGGCTAAAGCAGAAGGTATAGCACAAGCTGAATTAGATGCTATTCCAGGAACAGGAAAAGAAGGGCGTGTGACTAAGGCAGACATGCAAGACTATTTAAAGTCTAGGGGGTCGCAGCCAGCAAAAGCAGCTGGATTGGGAACACCTGTTGCAGCAGTAAAAACAGAAACAGTAACAAAAACCGAAACCAAAAAAGAAGCAGCCCCAGTTATTGCTTCTGGAGGAGACGAGATTATAGAAATGACCAGAATGGGCAAATTAATTGCACATCACATGGTAGAATCTGTACAAACAAGTGCTCACGTACAAAGTTTTATAGAAGTCGATGTAACCAATATCTGGAACTGGAGAAAGAAAATGAAAGGTGAGTTTATGAAGCGCGAAGGTGAAAACCTAACCTTTACACCTATCTTTATGGAAGCGGTGGCGAAGGCATTACGTGATTTCCCGATGATGAATATTTCATTACAAGGCGATACGATTGTAAAAAAGAAAAACATCAATCTAGGGATGGCTGCGGCTTTACCAAATGGGAATTTAATTGTGCCGGTTATTAAAAATGCAGATCAATTAAACCTGGTAGGAATGACCAAGCAAGTTAATGATTTAGCAGGTCGTGCAAGAGACAATAAATTAAAACCAGACGATATTCAAGGTGGGACTTATACGGTAACTAATGTTGGTACTTTTGGTAGTATCATGGGAACCCCGATTATTAATCAGCCACAAGTAGGTATTTTAGCTTTAGGTGCGATTAGAAAGGTTCCTGCAGTGATTGAAACACCTGATGGTGATTTTATAGGGATACGTTACAAAATGTTCTTATCGCACTCTTACGATCACCGTGTAGTCAATGGTGCGTTAGGCGGACAATTTGTAAAAGGCGTAAAAGATTACTTAGAGGCTTGGGATACGAATCGCGAAATCTAA
- a CDS encoding glycosyltransferase family 2 protein: MPLKLSVIILNYNVRYFLELCLHSVEAATRLVDAEIIVVDNHSQDDSCEMVKALFPKVKLIENQENLGFSKGNNIGVAKAKGDYICILNPDTVVAEDAFRTLLKFAEAQNNFGSVGCRLIDGNGDFLPESKRNIPTPKVAINKIFGKTKGYYAAHLEAAAIGKVAVLVGAFMLLKRSVYQQVGGFDEDYFMYGEDIDLSYKITQAGLDNYYHGETVAIHFKGESTLKDKTYAKRFYGAMQIFYKKHFKRNLWFDTLVWFGIQLAKILQRRTSKTKLKFSKYAFVSDTENIKLKLKLKKPVSLVVMETPISKETQLVFDANVIPFKDIIAYFSDSEKNKNITFKILPKNANFILGSHSAKSRGEVITF, from the coding sequence ATGCCTTTGAAACTCTCTGTCATCATACTCAACTATAACGTACGCTACTTTTTAGAGTTGTGTTTGCACAGTGTAGAAGCTGCTACACGATTAGTAGATGCTGAAATTATTGTGGTCGATAACCACTCTCAGGATGACAGCTGTGAGATGGTGAAAGCGCTATTTCCTAAAGTAAAACTTATTGAGAATCAAGAAAACTTAGGGTTTTCAAAAGGGAACAATATAGGAGTAGCAAAAGCCAAAGGTGACTATATTTGCATTTTAAACCCAGATACAGTAGTCGCAGAAGATGCATTTAGAACCCTTTTAAAATTTGCTGAAGCACAAAATAATTTCGGGAGTGTTGGTTGCAGATTAATAGATGGGAATGGTGATTTCTTACCAGAAAGCAAACGTAATATTCCAACGCCAAAAGTGGCAATCAATAAAATTTTCGGAAAAACAAAAGGGTATTATGCAGCACATTTAGAAGCTGCTGCTATAGGTAAAGTTGCGGTGCTTGTTGGTGCATTTATGTTATTAAAGCGAAGTGTTTATCAGCAGGTTGGTGGTTTTGATGAAGACTATTTTATGTACGGTGAGGATATCGATCTGTCGTATAAAATAACACAAGCAGGCTTAGATAATTACTATCATGGAGAAACCGTCGCCATTCACTTTAAAGGCGAAAGTACATTAAAAGATAAAACCTACGCCAAACGCTTTTATGGTGCTATGCAAATTTTCTATAAAAAACATTTTAAAAGGAATCTTTGGTTTGACACTTTGGTGTGGTTTGGTATCCAGTTGGCTAAAATTTTACAAAGACGAACGTCTAAAACCAAGCTAAAATTTTCAAAATATGCGTTTGTTTCAGATACTGAAAACATCAAACTTAAGTTAAAACTTAAAAAGCCAGTCTCTCTGGTCGTTATGGAAACACCAATTTCAAAAGAAACACAGTTGGTTTTTGATGCGAATGTTATTCCATTTAAAGATATTATTGCTTATTTTTCCGATTCTGAAAAAAATAAAAATATTACATTTAAAATACTACCAAAAAACGCTAATTTTATCCTCGGAAGTCATTCAGCGAAAAGCAGAGGTGAAGTGATAACCTTTTAA
- the recR gene encoding recombination mediator RecR — protein sequence MEFSSKLLENAVNEISQLPGIGKRTALRLALHLLKQPKEQTQNLTKALSHMREDLKFCKSCHNISDVELCEICANPLRKEDIICVVEDIRDVMAIENTGSHKGLYHVLGGKINPIEGIGPHDLNIVSLVEKVKRGSVTELIFALSSTMEGDTTNFYIFKQLNGLEVKTSTIARGISVGDELEYADEITLGRSIINRIPFEGSLKQ from the coding sequence ATGGAATTCTCTTCAAAACTTCTTGAAAATGCGGTTAATGAAATCTCTCAATTACCAGGTATTGGTAAGCGTACGGCGTTACGTTTGGCATTACATTTACTCAAGCAACCCAAGGAGCAAACACAAAATTTAACCAAGGCATTATCGCACATGCGTGAGGATTTAAAATTTTGTAAATCCTGCCATAATATTAGTGATGTCGAGTTGTGCGAGATTTGTGCCAACCCATTACGGAAAGAAGATATTATTTGTGTGGTTGAAGACATTCGGGATGTTATGGCGATAGAAAACACAGGCTCTCATAAAGGCTTGTATCATGTTTTAGGCGGAAAAATTAATCCAATAGAAGGTATCGGACCTCATGATTTAAACATTGTAAGTCTGGTTGAAAAAGTAAAAAGAGGAAGCGTTACAGAACTCATTTTTGCATTAAGTTCAACGATGGAAGGTGATACCACGAATTTCTATATTTTTAAACAGCTTAATGGTTTAGAAGTAAAAACGTCAACCATTGCAAGAGGTATTTCAGTAGGTGATGAGTTGGAGTATGCCGATGAAATCACATTGGGGCGCAGTATAATAAACCGAATTCCATTTGAAGGCTCACTAAAACAATAA
- a CDS encoding sodium:solute symporter — protein sequence MSPTQIILLISAYFAVLILISYFTGKEDTNAAFFKANKSAPWYLVAFGMIGASLSGVTFISVPGAVETKQFGYFQVVLGYFIGYLIIAYVLLPLYYRLNLTSIYTYLRDRFGNTSYKTGAIAFLISRTVGAAFRLFLVAKVLQLLVFDQFNIPFPITVIITIALIWLYTFKGGIKTIIFTDTLQTLFMLISVVVTISFLASALDLNGISEIYANVTKSEFSQVFFFEDTNNSQYFWKSFLAGIFITITMTGLDQDMMQKNLTCKNLKDAQKNMITFAVILVFVNILFLALGLMLTQYAEQNGITAKKDDLFPAIAMLPQIGVVTSAFFLLGLIAAAYSSADSALTALTTSFCIDIIELDKKPATDQKKIRKRIHVVFSIILVIVIIIFDTIFTNVSVIWELFKAAGYTYGPLLGLFAFGIFTRKHIKDHYVWIIALVAPLVSYIMNLYSEILFSGYKFGFEILIVNGILTFIGLFLISRKTNEADHLDPLLYKSNKNSVNLTNKTNTDL from the coding sequence ATGTCTCCAACTCAAATTATACTTTTAATTTCCGCCTATTTTGCTGTGCTTATTTTAATCTCCTATTTTACTGGAAAAGAGGATACCAATGCTGCTTTTTTTAAAGCAAACAAGTCGGCACCTTGGTATTTGGTTGCTTTTGGTATGATTGGCGCTTCATTGTCTGGAGTAACCTTTATTTCAGTCCCTGGAGCTGTTGAAACAAAACAGTTTGGTTATTTCCAGGTGGTTTTAGGATACTTTATCGGTTACTTAATTATTGCTTATGTTTTATTGCCTTTATATTATAGACTAAACCTCACCTCTATTTACACCTATTTGAGAGATCGTTTTGGTAATACAAGTTACAAAACGGGGGCGATAGCATTTCTTATTTCCCGTACTGTGGGTGCTGCTTTTCGTTTATTTCTAGTGGCTAAAGTATTGCAATTATTAGTCTTCGACCAATTTAACATTCCGTTTCCAATAACTGTAATTATCACTATTGCGCTAATTTGGTTGTATACCTTTAAAGGCGGTATAAAAACAATTATTTTCACGGACACCCTTCAAACTTTATTTATGCTAATTTCTGTTGTGGTCACTATTTCGTTTTTAGCTTCTGCTTTAGATTTAAATGGCATTTCTGAAATATATGCGAATGTAACCAAAAGCGAATTCAGTCAAGTCTTCTTTTTTGAGGATACTAATAATTCTCAGTATTTCTGGAAAAGCTTTTTAGCGGGTATTTTTATTACAATCACCATGACTGGTTTAGATCAAGACATGATGCAGAAAAACCTAACCTGTAAGAATCTAAAAGACGCTCAGAAGAACATGATTACGTTTGCCGTTATTCTTGTTTTTGTAAACATCTTGTTTTTAGCTTTAGGCTTAATGCTCACCCAATATGCTGAGCAAAATGGAATAACCGCAAAGAAAGATGACCTATTTCCGGCTATTGCTATGCTGCCTCAAATTGGTGTGGTAACTTCAGCGTTTTTTCTTTTAGGATTAATTGCTGCAGCATATTCCAGTGCAGATTCTGCTTTAACAGCCTTAACAACCTCTTTCTGTATTGACATTATCGAATTAGACAAAAAGCCTGCTACAGATCAAAAGAAAATACGCAAACGTATTCACGTTGTATTTAGTATTATTTTGGTTATTGTCATTATAATATTCGATACCATCTTCACCAATGTCTCTGTAATCTGGGAACTATTTAAAGCAGCAGGCTATACTTATGGTCCTTTATTAGGTTTATTTGCCTTTGGTATTTTTACTAGAAAGCATATTAAAGATCACTATGTTTGGATTATTGCGCTAGTTGCACCACTGGTATCCTATATCATGAATCTGTATTCTGAAATCTTATTTAGTGGTTATAAATTTGGCTTCGAAATTTTAATAGTAAATGGTATTCTAACCTTTATAGGACTTTTCTTAATTTCAAGAAAAACCAATGAAGCAGATCATTTAGATCCTTTATTATACAAGTCCAACAAAAACAGTGTTAATCTTACAAATAAAACTAATACTGATTTGTAG